The Gloeomargarita lithophora Alchichica-D10 genomic sequence TAGAGCAAACTCAACAGGAATTACTATTAGAAAGGCAACGGGCAAGCCAAGAAACAGAACGAGCGGAACAGGAACGCCAACGGGCAGAGCGGTTATCAGCCTACCTCCGCAGTCAGGGCATAGACCCCCAGCAAATCCCCTAAGCAAGCAAAAAAGGGGCAGTCAAACGACCGCCCCTTATGACCTATGCTAGAAAAATTGAACGCTCCAGTTACGGCTTACCAGTACGGAAGTCAATGTTGCCACTGCAATCAACCACCGGGGGATCGCCAGTGATGATGGGAGCGGCGATTTGATCCGTACCTACGTTGGTGGCTTCACAGATACCATCGGGCATATCCACGGAAATTTCGGTCGTGTCACCGGCGGCGGTCGTGATGGTGATAACTTTGTCGGTCACGATCACCACGGAAGCAGAGTAGCTCTTCAGGTCTTGGGCACGGCTGTCGCCGAAGGCATCCGCATTGGTATCACCAGAGGCACCATTGGCGTAGGTGTAGGTGTAGTTTTTGGTCTCCGTTCCCAAACCCAAGGACAGGGAAGTCCAGTCGGGGGAGAAGGTGCTGTTTTCGGTGCGGAAGGCTTTTTGCGCCTTCGCCCAGGAACCCAGATAGGTGCGGGCTTCGGACTGTTTGGCCTTGGCGGTCTGAGCCAGGAAGGAAGGCAGGGCAATCGCAGCCAGAATACCAATGATCACGACCACTACCAGCAGTTCCACCAGGGTGAACCCTTCGTTGGCTTTTTTCTTCGCCAAGTGCTGGAGCAGTTTTACTTTCAAGTTAGCGGCCATGGATGTACTCCTAGAAAAAGAGAGATGATTTATGACTAGGGGTTTGTTTTCCCCATTGCTAACTTACCCAGGCGGTTCACCGGATCGATCAGGGGGATTGATTATTTTTACTTATCTGTATCAAAGTAGATTTCCCGTAAAAAGACCCTTACCAGTCTATATGAAATATAAGCTAAAATTATCAATGGCTGGTTTAGCACTCCGGCTATGGCCGCCCATTGGGGGATTGGCGTTGGAGGAGGTCGAGGATAGATTGACTTTGGGCATAGAGGATGCGGATGTCCTGTTGTGCTTCAGCCCAACGATTTTGTTGCTCCTGATAGAGTTGGATGAGCATCGCTTGGGCTTCCCGCAGTTCCGCAATGTCACGGGCATTGGCTTGGGTTTGGGCCTTGAGTTCCTGCATCTCTTCGTGGAACTGGGCAATGTTGCGAGTATTTTCGGCAATCTGAATGGCGTTGGCTTGGGTTTGCGCCTTGAGTTCTTGCATCTCTTCGTGGAACTGGGCAATATTGCGAGTATTTTCGGCACTGACAGCCGCCAGTTGATTCAACATTTCGGGAGTCCAGTTGGGGGCACTCATGGGCTTGGGGAAGGGATGATTTTACGCTTTGATTGTAGATGACATACTGCCTCGATACTAAAATACCTGTAAAACAAGGGGCTTAAGCCCCTTGCCCATAACCCATCCGCCTGAAAAATGCTGTAATTGGGACAAGTCCAAGTCTTAGGCAGAAATTTTTTCATACTTCACCTCTGGAATCCCTATCCTGTCTTTGGCGTGTTCAATGTTCATTCCACAAAGCTGTCCTGCCATTCGGTGCATACAACCGATTGGTCATGTCCCTCACATCTTGGCTATGAGCTTGTCATAGTCGTGATGAGAGCCTATCCAAATCCATAAATATCCTCCTTCGATTTCTGCGGCTACTGCCCGATAACTTATTCCAACCCTAGCAGACCAGACCTTGCCTACTTTTTTGAACTGCAATGACGGATGATAAATATCAGTCTTCAATAGGTCAAAGTTCTTATTAGCAAGACGGCAAATTTCAACGGGTAAGTTTTCGTAACACTCCCAGAAACTCTTTGCTGTTTTATGTATCACAGGTCTTTTGCTTTCCCTTGATGATACTCAGCCAATGCAGTACTTATTAAAAAATCTAGTTTTCCTGCATTGGAATCTGATTCAATTTTTTTGTCCCAAACTGATTGATCAAATTCAATAAACCAGTCCCGTAATCTGCTGTATGATTCATGATCGAGTTCTGCAATCTGCTTGGCAATGATTTCTAACTGGTTCATCTCTACTTCCCATTCAATTTGCCAGGGAAATTATATCATAAATACACCTCTATTTATTTGAATCAATAGAAAATCCCATCGCTAAAGCACAGAAATTCGGGAGAACTAGAATTGTTGGGCAGAAATTTTTTCATACTGCACCTCTGGAATCCCTATTCTATCTTTGGCGTGTTCAATTGTCATTCCACAAAGCTGTCCTTCTGCGTCTAAGTCTAGTAGGGTATTTTGGTCAATTTCTCTTGTCTCCCTTGGACTTTTTTGTGAAAAGGTTATGTATAAAGTGTCCGTATCTTCAAAGTATTGAATTTTCATTTTTACGCCTCAATGCCTATCCTGGCCTGCTGTAGCACCTGCGCCGCTGTCTGTAATCCGCTGTATTCCCGGTCATTTAAGGGGATATTCACTACCCGACTGACCCCTTGCCGGTTCACCACCGCCAATAAGCTCAGATAAACTTCCCCCAAATCGTAATACCCCTGCGCCAGACAACTGACGGGCATGACCCGCTCCTGATGCCCCAAAATCGCCCCCACCAGATAATCCACCGCCAGGGCGATGCCATAACTGGTACTGCCTTTGCGCCGGATGACCTCCTGCCCCGCCCGCAAAACCTGCCCCCACAGCCGTTCCTGCTCCGGGATGGGCATTTCCCAGGGGGCACCCCCCACCGTCACCCGACTCCACAGGGGCACGGCTTTGTCGCCATGTTCCCCCAGCACCGGGGCATGGACGCTACTCGCCGCCACCCCCAATTCCTGCGCCAGCAGGGTTTGCCAGCGTGCCATATCCAACAAGGTGCCGGAACCGACCACTTTTTCCTTGGGCAGTCCTGACCATTTCCAGGCGTAATAGCTCATCACGTCCACCGGGTTGCTCACCACCACCCACACCGCCTCGCCACAGACGGCCTGCAATGCCCCGACAATTTCCCGCAGGATGGCCGCATTTTTCTTCAGCAACGCTAGGCGGCTTTCATCCGCTCCCCGTCGTGCCCCCGCCGTGATCACCACCACCTGGGCACCGGCGGCCTCTGCATACCCGCCAGCACGCACCCGCAGGGGTTCTCCAAAGGGTAACCCGTGACTCAAATCCAGGGCTTCCCCCGCCGCCCGCTGACCGTCTGCGTCAATCAAAACCAATTCATCCGCCCGCTGACGCACGGCCATGGTCAAAGCACAGGCCATCCCTACCTGACCCGTGCCCACAATCACCACTTTGCGCCAACCCTGGCTCACCGCCCCCAACCCGTGGGGAATCAGCAAACCCCCCATCCCTAGGCTGTGGCCTCGGAAGTCGTGGGGGCAGGGGTTTCACCCGTAGGCCGCACCCGGCGAGTTTGCAGGGCGGATTCTACGGCGTACATTTCTACATGGCTAAACAATGTGGTAACAAATGCAAACAACAAAAACGGCAAAGACAGCACCAAAATCAAGCCCATAGCGGCCAAGGCGAAAATCGGACTGGTGGCTAACGCCGACAGGGACACCGCCAAGCTGAGAAAAATCACCACCAACCAAGCAATTACCTGGCCGTAGATGTCCCCAAATTTTAAGGTACATACGAACCGATAACGGTTGAACTTATCCACAGCAGTCGCCTCAAAAACTCGTATCTAAAACTTAACAGAACGATGCAATCCTGCCCCGATTTTGGACAAAAATTGTCATATCCTGCCAAAAACTGCAATCAATCGCAACTTTATAATACCCCCCGTGTCCGCAGGGTGACCCGCAGTTGATTAAAGTACTGCAATCCCACCACCGCGGGCTGGGTGGCTTGGGCAGTTTCCACCACCAGGGTTTCCTCAGTCATCACCGGCGTTTCCGGCTCAGCTAGGGTTTCCATCACCACCTCGCTGGCGACCCGCCCGGTTTCCCCCACCAGCGAACCCGGCAGGATCACCTGGTTGGCCGGAATGATAGCGTTATACACTGTACTGGCAGAACCAATACAGGTTTGCGCCCCCACCCGCACCGCCCCGATGAGCAAAACCCCCGCCCCTACGATTACGCCGGATTCTAGGACAATCCCTTCCCCGTGGGCGTGCAGAATGGTGCCCATGCCCAAACACACCCCCGCCCCCACCTGAATCCGACTGCCGGGATTGGCAATCAGGCAAACTCCGGGAGCCACCACCGCCTGGGGGTCGAGGGTAATGTCCCCCTGGAGGTGGCTGGTGGTATGCACCGGGGCGGGGATGGTGAGCACCTTAGGGTTTTTGGATAATGGACTCTAACACCCGCCGTTTGGCCTTGGGGTCAATCCCCAGCAGCCGCACGTATTCCCCCCGATAATCCCGGAGCAGGCTGGCCAGGGCGGATAAAACCTCCCCTTCCCGTTGGCTGGCGGGCAGGGCACACCCCAACCAAGAACTGGTCTTGAACCGGCGGCTATCGGCGTGTTCGGCTCCCACCCGGTACCCCTGGGCCAACAACTGCCGCACTTGGGCGACCACGGCTCCATCTAAGCCACTGGCCGGGGCGGGGGGGGCGGGGGATGGACTGGCGCCGGTCGGGCTGGGGGTAATGGGCGGGTTTACCCCCTGGGGACGTTGGATAATTTGTTCGCTGACCCGGCGTTTGGATTTGGCATCAATGGCCAGTAACCGCACATAATTCCCCTGGGATTCGGCCAGCAGGTTCTCAATCGCCGCTGTTACTTCCCGTTCTTGGTTGCTACTCGGTAAACCCACGCTCAACCAGGAACTGGTCTTGAACCGCCGGGGGTCGGCCACCTCCGCCCCGATGCGATAGCCCTGCATTAACCATTGCCGCACCTGTTGCCCCACCGGGCTTGACCCTGGATTGGCGGTTGACTGCGCCGGGGTGGGGGTAGAAACGCTCCGGGTCGGGGTGGGACTGCCCTGGGGACGTTGAATGATCTGCTCACTCACCCGTTTTTTTGCCGTTGGGTCAATGGCCATCAAGCGCACATAATCCCCGGCGGATTCCCGCAAAAGATGCTCAATCGCCGCCACCACCTCGTATTCGCTCCGGGAGCTAGGCAAACCCACACTCACCCAGGAACTGGTTTTGAACCGCCGGGGGTCGGCCACCTCTGCCCCGATGCGATAGCCTTGCCCCAACCACTGGCGTACCTGGTGGGTGAAGTCATCGGCCAAAGAACTGTTGGTCACCCCTGGGGTTCCCGGAGCAACCGTGCTGGCTACCTTTGCCCCATAATGGACAGACATGGTGGCAGTTGGCGGGTCGCCGGGGCGTTGAATCACCTGTTCTCCCATCCGTTTTTTCGCCTTGTGGTCAATCCCCAACAGCCGCACGTACTCCCCCTGGTGTTCCTGCAAACAGGCTTCCAAAGCCGGGATCACCTCCGCCAGATGGGTGGCCGTAATCGGGCTACAACTGCGCCAGGAACTGGTCTTGAACCGGCGTTCGTCCGCGTGTTCCGTGCCGATGCGATAACCCTGGGTGAGCCATTGCCGCACCTGTTCCACCACCTGGGGAGCCAACCGGGTCGCACCCCCATCGCCATTACGACCATTATTCATAGAAGTTCCTTGTTTTAGAGGGGCAATACATTCAATATTGGCGGCACAGCGATAGCCCGCCCGCAACGCATCGTTAATGCCCACCACGTGCTGGGCAAAGGCCACATCCTCAGGACTCACCGGGGGGAGCCGGTCCGCCTGCTGTTGCATCGTGATCACGGTACCAGAAGCGACAAACCGCCCCGCCGGGATTTCCACATCCTGGATCAGGCAGTGCATCATCACGATACAACCGTCGTTCACCCGGGCGTTAAACACCATCGAACGAAAGCCGATAAAGCAATTTTTGCCCACGTAGGCCGGCCCATGCACCAGTACCCCGTGGGTAATCGAACTGTCCTCCCCAATCCACACGGAATAGGCTTGGCCGTCCTCCCCCGTCACCCGCCCCTGCTCCAAACCGTGGATGATCACCCCGTCCTGCAGATTGGTGCCCGCCCCGATGTGAAACGGACTGCCCTCATCGGCACGAATTGAAGTCCCCGGCGCCACCAACACCTCCGCCCCGATCCGCACGTCCCCAATGATATTTGAGAACGAATGGACAAAGGCCGTCGGGTCAATCCGCGGTTCCGCCAAGGTTTTTGACCAAGGAGTGGGGGGAGCCGCCGCACTACGCACTACCATAACCATGCCTCAACGCAACATCAATTCACTCAAATGGACTTGGGTTTAACCACGAGCCTGTGCCCGCTTGCTGTACATCAATTGTCCTGCGATGGTCACCGTATCAATGATCCCAATCACGGCGGCATCCACCGGCAGGGGTTCCCCCCGGTCAATTTTCCGAGCCGAACTCCCCTCGCTTACCAGCACCCATTCATCCACCCCGGCTCCCACCCGGTCGGCGGCCACCTGGTACCCCGGCGTGAGTTGCCCCTGGATGTCCACCAACTGCACCAGGAGGAATTTCACCCCCTGGAGCGTGGGTTCTTTTTGGGTACTGACCACCGTGCCCGCCACCCGGCCAATCTGCATTAGGGACGCAGGTAGGGACGGACATTGGTGGCATCTTCCCGGAACTGTTGCACCTGCTCCGTATAACGGATGGGCAGGACGTACTCCAGGTTTTCGTGGGGACGGGCAATAATATGGTGGGACAGCATTTGCCCCCCCGCCACCCGCTTGACCGACTCAATCCCGGCGGCCACCGAAGCCTGCACCTCGGACACATCCCCCCGGACGATCACCGTCACCCGGCCACTGCCGATCTTCTCGTAACCCACCAGGGTCACCCTGGCCGCCTTCACCATGGCATCCGCGGCTTCCACCACCGCCGGAAACCCCAAAGTCTCAATCATTCCTACTGCAATGGGCATGACAAATTACTCCTAACGTATCGTGATTAACTAAACCCGAAACTGTTCCACTTCCGGGGTGTAACGGATGGGCAAAACGTACTCCAGGTTTTCGTGGGGACGGGCAATAATGTGGTGGGACAATATCTCCCCACCGGCCACCCGCTTGGCGGACTCAATCCCCGCCGACACGGAAGCCTGCACCTCGGACACATCCCCCCGGACGATCACCGTCACCCGGCCACTGCCGATCTTCTCGTAACCCACCAGGGTCACCCTGGCCGCCTTCACCATCGCATCCGCAGCTTCCACCACCGCCGGAAACCCCTTGGTTTCAATCATTCCCACTGCAATCGGCATGAATTTAACTCCTTTGTTGCACAACGTAAAAATCGAGTTACAATTGACAAAAAATGTTTGTCAATCATAAGAATGGCTACTCGCTCAAACCCTGATAGGGACGGGGATAGCGAACTTAGCTTACTTCAGTTTTCAGCATAAGTCCCCCATGTCACCCTTGGCAATCATCCACCGATGAATGTTTGAGATAGGTGGGATTAGTTTGGCTAATCGTTCTGGAGAACCAAGTCCGAGGGCTATGGCACCCCCGATGATGCCAATCATTAGGTGATAAACCCTAGCCACTTCAGACCGGGGGGTGGGGATTTCCGGCGGGTTGCGTGCGCAGATAATGCAAAAAATCCAGCAATTCCTGGTCATTCAAATCCTGGCGACTGTTGCGGCCATAGGTGCGGCGCAGATACTCCCGTCCCTGGGTATTGCTCCACCCCAACCGTTTCATTTCCGCCGTCGTTTGCGCCAAAATATCCAACATATCTAACTTGGGAACAGGGGCTTCCACCACCACGGGTGCCGGGGTTAGGGAGGCCACCGCCTGGGTCTCAATCGTCGCCGGTGGTTTCGCTTCCGTGGGGGGCAAAATGGGACGATTGGGTTCCTTGACCGGCGGCGGAGTCAGCCCCAAGGCCACCAGTGCCCGCTCCCGCGCCCGGTCTTCCGCAATTTCGATGGTGTTACCACCGCCCAACCCCGTGGCCAGGGTCACCCCACCCGCTTGCACCGTCACCCGCACCAAATAATGCCCCTCATGGATTTGGAGCAATTCACTACTCAGGCATCCCAGGGGATACCGCTGGCGAAATTCCCCCACCACGGTCGTAATTGGGGCTAACCTTGACCAGTTATTTTACCAATAAACTCACTAAATTCCTGCACCACCGCCTTCCGGGAGTCCGCCATCACCAAATAACGGGCGGCGAACCACAGCCCTAAAATCTCCAACACCGCCGGTAAAAAGGGAATGGCATTGATAATTCCCAACATCCCGAAGACCAACACCAGCACCACCACGGCCAAGGAAATCAGCACCACACTACTGATCGTTTTCCGCTGTTCTCCAAAAAAAGCCTGCGCCTTCTCCCAGGTCGGCCCCATAAAGCTGAGAGAATCCGCCAACGATTGCCGCAACGAGTCCACCAACGAACCAGACGTGGCGACCGGGGCTACCGCCGGTTCAACGCTGGGGGTCGTTTCTTGAACTTCCGGGGTCTGCAACTCAGATTCCATTGAACCTACCTCATGAAATATTGCTTGATGCGACTTTACCTTCCCAACCCTCGTTCCGGCAAGCCCTCCCTAGGTGCAAATTCCTAAGACAACCCGATTCAACGGAACATACTACTCACCGAACTATCCTCATGCACCCGCCAAATCGCCTCCCCAATCACATTCGCCACCGAGAGAATTTTCAGTTGGGGAAAATGCTTTTCTATCGGCAGGGGAATCGTATTCGTCACCACCACCTCCGTAAACACACTGTCCGCCAAAAGCCGGGGTGCCCGCCCAGAAAACACCGCATGGGTGGCACAGGCATACACCGATTGCGCCCCCTGATCCAGCAGTAACCGTGCCCCCTCGGTCAACGTCCCCCCCGTGTCAATCATGTCATCAACTAAGATGGCCGTTTTGCCCCGCACATCGCCAATGATATTCAATACCTCCGCCACGTTATGCCCCTGGCGCCTTTTATCAATGATCGCCAAGGGCGCATCGTCTAACTTTTTGGCAAACGCCCGCGCCCGCGCCACCCCACCCACATCGGGAGAAACCACCACAAAATCCCGCAATCCTTTGCTGACAATATACTGCTGTAATACATTGCTGGCATAAACATGATCAAAGGGAATATCAAAATAGGCTTGAATCTGCGCCACGTGCAAATCCATCGCCAAAATCCGGCTCGCCCCCGCCCCGGTGATTAAATTGGCCACCAACTTGGCCGTAATCGCCTCCCGTCCCGCAGTTTTGCGATCCGCCCGGGCGTAGCCATAGTAGGGAATCACCGCCGTAATCTGCCGTGCCGATGCCCGCCGACAGGCATCAATCATGATCAACAATTCCATCAGGTGGTCATTCACCGGGTGGCAGGTGGGTTGCAGGAGATACACATCACAGCCCCGCACCGACTCCTGGATTTGGACATACAATTCCCCGTCCGAAAACCGCTTGCGGACAATCGGCCCCAAATCCACCCCCAGGTAGCGGGCAATCTCCTCCGCCAAAGGCACATTTGCCGAGCCAGCCAAGAGCCGCAGGCGCGTGTGGTCACTCGTAACCGGCAGGGGCAACGGCAAAGGACGGGGGGTCTGAAGCACGAGCATACCCTGAAAATGCTACCTGACATCCTACCATTTCTGCCTACCGCTGGCGGGGTAAACGCCCGGTCTAACGCCGGGGGCGCCGCCGTTTCAGGAAATCAGGGATGTCAATCTCCGGCGGGGGCTCCTCGGGTTTGGGCTTGACCTCAACCGCTGGCGGGGCAGAGGGCACCGGGGTCACCGAACGCATCGGTGGCTGGGTACGGGACAAAGGCCCGGTACTGGGTAAGGCCGGTTGGAACCCCGTGGCGATCACCGTAATCTGCACTTCCCCCTGCAAGCGTTCATCCAAGACCGCCCCAAAAATGATATTCGCATCCGGGTCAACCACACTGTAGATGGTTTCGGCGGCTGTGTTCACCTCGTGCAGGCTCAGGTCACTGCCCCCGGTGATATTAAACAA encodes the following:
- a CDS encoding lactate/malate family dehydrogenase — translated: MGGLLIPHGLGAVSQGWRKVVIVGTGQVGMACALTMAVRQRADELVLIDADGQRAAGEALDLSHGLPFGEPLRVRAGGYAEAAGAQVVVITAGARRGADESRLALLKKNAAILREIVGALQAVCGEAVWVVVSNPVDVMSYYAWKWSGLPKEKVVGSGTLLDMARWQTLLAQELGVAASSVHAPVLGEHGDKAVPLWSRVTVGGAPWEMPIPEQERLWGQVLRAGQEVIRRKGSTSYGIALAVDYLVGAILGHQERVMPVSCLAQGYYDLGEVYLSLLAVVNRQGVSRVVNIPLNDREYSGLQTAAQVLQQARIGIEA
- a CDS encoding carbon dioxide-concentrating mechanism protein CcmK, which translates into the protein MPIAVGMIETKGFPAVVEAADAMVKAARVTLVGYEKIGSGRVTVIVRGDVSEVQASVSAGIESAKRVAGGEILSHHIIARPHENLEYVLPIRYTPEVEQFRV
- a CDS encoding EutN/CcmL family microcompartment protein → MQIGRVAGTVVSTQKEPTLQGVKFLLVQLVDIQGQLTPGYQVAADRVGAGVDEWVLVSEGSSARKIDRGEPLPVDAAVIGIIDTVTIAGQLMYSKRAQARG
- a CDS encoding ribose-phosphate pyrophosphokinase, whose protein sequence is MLVLQTPRPLPLPLPVTSDHTRLRLLAGSANVPLAEEIARYLGVDLGPIVRKRFSDGELYVQIQESVRGCDVYLLQPTCHPVNDHLMELLIMIDACRRASARQITAVIPYYGYARADRKTAGREAITAKLVANLITGAGASRILAMDLHVAQIQAYFDIPFDHVYASNVLQQYIVSKGLRDFVVVSPDVGGVARARAFAKKLDDAPLAIIDKRRQGHNVAEVLNIIGDVRGKTAILVDDMIDTGGTLTEGARLLLDQGAQSVYACATHAVFSGRAPRLLADSVFTEVVVTNTIPLPIEKHFPQLKILSVANVIGEAIWRVHEDSSVSSMFR
- a CDS encoding type IV pilin-like G/H family protein, whose translation is MAANLKVKLLQHLAKKKANEGFTLVELLVVVVIIGILAAIALPSFLAQTAKAKQSEARTYLGSWAKAQKAFRTENSTFSPDWTSLSLGLGTETKNYTYTYANGASGDTNADAFGDSRAQDLKSYSASVVIVTDKVITITTAAGDTTEISVDMPDGICEATNVGTDQIAAPIITGDPPVVDCSGNIDFRTGKP
- a CDS encoding carbon dioxide-concentrating mechanism protein CcmK, translating into MPIAVGMIETLGFPAVVEAADAMVKAARVTLVGYEKIGSGRVTVIVRGDVSEVQASVAAGIESVKRVAGGQMLSHHIIARPHENLEYVLPIRYTEQVQQFREDATNVRPYLRP
- a CDS encoding CAAD domain-containing protein; its protein translation is MESELQTPEVQETTPSVEPAVAPVATSGSLVDSLRQSLADSLSFMGPTWEKAQAFFGEQRKTISSVVLISLAVVVLVLVFGMLGIINAIPFLPAVLEILGLWFAARYLVMADSRKAVVQEFSEFIGKITGQG
- a CDS encoding DUF2283 domain-containing protein yields the protein MKIQYFEDTDTLYITFSQKSPRETREIDQNTLLDLDAEGQLCGMTIEHAKDRIGIPEVQYEKISAQQF
- a CDS encoding ribulose bisphosphate carboxylase small subunit; translated protein: MVVRSAAAPPTPWSKTLAEPRIDPTAFVHSFSNIIGDVRIGAEVLVAPGTSIRADEGSPFHIGAGTNLQDGVIIHGLEQGRVTGEDGQAYSVWIGEDSSITHGVLVHGPAYVGKNCFIGFRSMVFNARVNDGCIVMMHCLIQDVEIPAGRFVASGTVITMQQQADRLPPVSPEDVAFAQHVVGINDALRAGYRCAANIECIAPLKQGTSMNNGRNGDGGATRLAPQVVEQVRQWLTQGYRIGTEHADERRFKTSSWRSCSPITATHLAEVIPALEACLQEHQGEYVRLLGIDHKAKKRMGEQVIQRPGDPPTATMSVHYGAKVASTVAPGTPGVTNSSLADDFTHQVRQWLGQGYRIGAEVADPRRFKTSSWVSVGLPSSRSEYEVVAAIEHLLRESAGDYVRLMAIDPTAKKRVSEQIIQRPQGSPTPTRSVSTPTPAQSTANPGSSPVGQQVRQWLMQGYRIGAEVADPRRFKTSSWLSVGLPSSNQEREVTAAIENLLAESQGNYVRLLAIDAKSKRRVSEQIIQRPQGVNPPITPSPTGASPSPAPPAPASGLDGAVVAQVRQLLAQGYRVGAEHADSRRFKTSSWLGCALPASQREGEVLSALASLLRDYRGEYVRLLGIDPKAKRRVLESIIQKP